Proteins from one Chitinophaga oryzae genomic window:
- a CDS encoding winged helix-turn-helix transcriptional regulator: MKTKDRVIEEKICPLEFAVNAISGKWKIPIVWQINEGKKRPSEFLRGIGNVDRRVLNQQLKELEAAGIISRESFNEVPPRVEYRLTALGEELVKVLWQLNDWGDLLLQQSAKI, encoded by the coding sequence ATGAAGACAAAGGACCGTGTTATTGAAGAAAAGATTTGTCCATTGGAATTTGCTGTTAATGCTATCAGCGGAAAGTGGAAGATCCCTATCGTGTGGCAGATCAATGAAGGGAAAAAGCGGCCCAGCGAGTTTTTGCGGGGTATCGGCAATGTAGACAGGCGGGTACTTAACCAGCAGTTGAAAGAGCTGGAGGCGGCAGGTATCATATCCCGCGAAAGTTTTAATGAAGTGCCGCCCAGGGTGGAGTACCGGCTTACCGCGCTGGGAGAGGAGCTGGTAAAAGTGTTATGGCAGCTGAATGATTGGGGAGACTTGCTATTACAGCAATCGGCAAAAATATAA